One window of the Sciurus carolinensis chromosome 8, mSciCar1.2, whole genome shotgun sequence genome contains the following:
- the Pla2g1b gene encoding phospholipase A2: MKFLLLAALLTVGGTEHIIGPRAVWQFRNIIKCTIPGSDPLKDYNHYGCYCGLGGSGTPVDELDRCCQTHDHCYNQAIRLPSCKYLVDNPYTNTYSYTCSGTEVTCSSKNRECEAFICNCDREAAICFSKAPYNKEHKNLDTEKYC; this comes from the exons ATGAAATTCCTCTTGCTGGCTGCTCTGCTCACAG TGGGCGGTACTGAGCACATCATCGGCCCTCGGGCTGTGTGGCAGTTCCGCAATATCATCAAGTGCACAATCCCGGGAAGCGACCCCTTGAAGGACTACAACCACTATGGCTGCTACTGTGGCTTGGGTGGCTCAGGCACCCCTGTGGATGAATTGGACAG GTGCTGTCAGACACATGACCACTGCTACAACCAGGCAATTAGGTTGCCCAGCTGTAAATACCTCGTGGACAACCCCTACACCAACACCTACTCATACACCTGCTCTGGCACTGAGGTCACCTGCAGCA GCAAAAACAGAGAGTGTGAGGCCTTCATCTGTAACTGCGACCGCGAAGCTGCCATCTGCTTTTCCAAGGCTCCATACAACAAGGAGCACAAGAACCTGGATACTGAGAAATACTGTTAG